The following is a genomic window from Gloeocapsa sp. PCC 73106.
GAAGCGCCGGGAACTTGGCAACATACTCTCTTTGTCTCTTCCCTAGCTGAGGGAGCAGGGCGTCAACTCAATTGTAATGTAGAGTTAATCCGCGCCGGAACTCTCTATCACGATATTGGTAAACTGCACGATCCTCTGGGATTTATCGAAAATCAACGAGGAGGTCCCAATAAACACGAAGAAATTAACGATCCTTGGAAAAGTGTAGAAATCATCAAAAAACACGTTAGCCAGGGATTAGTTATGGCGCGTCGTCATCAATTACCCAGAGCAATTTGTGATTTTATTCCCCAACATCAAGGTACGATGCTGATTGCCTATTTTTACTTTCAAGCTAAAAAACAAGCAGAAGAAAAAGGAGACCCAGAAATAGCTGAGCCTTATTTTCGCTACGATGGACCCATTCCTCAATCTAGAGAAGCAGGAATTATGATGTTAGCAGACAGTTGTGAAGCTGCTTTACGTTGCTTAGAAAACGCTACCAAAGAACAAGCTTTAGTCATGATTCAAAAAATCTTGAAAGCACGTTGGCAAGACGCCCAGTTATTAGAGAGTGGTCTAAAATATGAAGAGTTGCCCCTAATTGCTCAGGTTTTTGTTGACGTATGGGAACAATCAAAACACCGACGCATCGCCTATCCTAAAGCAGCATTAGAAGTACCCCTAAAGTAGGACAATGTCTAAAAGTACAGCATTAGCTTCTAATTATGGATAGCCAAAAACTACAAGAGCCGTTAAACGAAATCAAAGAAACTATTTGGCTTTTAGCCAATGACTGTCAAGGAGAAACTCAATCACTATTGTCCGTTTTGAGAACTTTAGAAAGTTTACATCGGGAAATCCGTGAAGAGTTATTTGAACCATCCTTACCCAATACGCGCAAGGCCCTCTATAACCTGTTAAGAGATATAGAAGAAACGGGAGGCTGGCCCTATATAGAAAGAATGAAACTACAAGATTATTTAAATAAGTTACAAAAAACTCTATAAATGTTTCGGAAGTTGAAAATCAATAATTGCTAGTTAAAGTCTGCTATAATCGGCGAACTTAGGGTGAAAAATCTAGCTTATGCCATTTACTGTAAATCCGATTAAATTTGGTACCGATGGCTGGAGAGGGATAATAGCAAAAGATTTTACTTTTGAGCGCGTCGCTCGATTAGCTCCCGTGGCCGCTCGAGTATTAGCAGAAGAAACTAAGGGCAAATCTCCTCTAATAGTTATTGGCTACGATCGCCGTTTTTTAGCGGATAAATTTGCTAAAGTAGCAGCCGAAAGTTTACAAGAGGCGGGCTTTGACGTGTTACTGGCGAATAGTTCCGCCCCCACTCCCGCCTTGAGCTGGGCCGCTAAGCAATTTAACGCTCTAGGGGCTCTCGTTTTGACAGCCAGTCATAATCCCCCAGAATATTTAGGGCTTAAAGTAAAAGGTGCTTTCGGTGGCTCTGTTGCTCCCAGTGTAACTAGGAAAATAGAAGTTCTGCTAGAAGATCAGCCTCAAATACAGGCAAAAACTACAGGATGTTTAGACTTATTTGATCCTTGGCAGGGTTACTGTGAAGTTTTACGCTCCAAAGTTGACCTGTTTCCCATTCAAGCCGCTCTAGAAAGCGGGAAATTGCAGCTTTTTGTCGATGTGATGCACGGCGCTGCAGCTACTGGTTTAACTAGATTACTTGGCCCTGGAGTCAGAGAAATTAACTCAGCAGTTGATCCTTTATTCGGTGGGCGTGCGCCTGAACCCCTGCCTAGTAACCTGGAGGAGCTGTTCCACACTATAAAAACCGCTCGTGCTCAATCCCCAGAAAGTTTAATCGCAGGCTTGATCTTCGATGGAGATGGCGATCGCATAGCGGCCGCAGACGGTCAAGGCAATTTTCTTAGTTCCCAAGTACTTATACCTATTTTAATCGATCATCTGGCACAGCGTCGTGGTTGGACTGGAGAAGTAGTGAAAACCATCAGCGGCTCCGATTTGATTCCTCGTTTAGCTAAGTTATATAATCTAAATTTGTTCGAGACGCCCATCGGCTATAAATATATCGCTGATCGCATGTTAACTACCCCCGTGCTCATTGGTGGTGAAGAGTCCGGCGGCATAGGTTATGGAAATCATATCCCCGAACGAGATGCTCTATTATCTGCTCTCTATGTTCTGGAAGCTGTAGTACAATCAGGACAAGATTTAGCCATATACTACTCTTTATTACAAGAAAAGGTAGGATTTTACTCTAGTTATGACCGTATCGATGTACCTCTAAGTAGCCTGGAAGCTAAAGAAAATTTAAAGACAAAATTAATTCAGGAACCACCTGTATTAGTAGCAGGACAAAAAGTAATCGACTGTCTAGCGATCGATGGCTACAAGTTCCGCTTAGAAGATCAAAGTTGGTTATTGATTCGCTTTAGTGGTACTGAACCACTTCTGAGACTTTATAGCGAAGCTCAAAATCAAGAAACTGTGAACCGAATTCTTGATTGGGCTAAAGATTGGGCTAGTTTGGCAACATGAGAAAATTAGTTGTAGCTACAAGTAATCCTGGCAAATTACCAGAAATGCAGCAGTACCTGAAGGGATTGGACTGGCAATTGCAATTAAAACCCCCAGAACTTGACGTTGTGGAAACGGAGTTAACTTTTGCCGCTAACGCTCGTCTTAAAGCCATTACAGTGGCTAAAGCTCTGGGAGAATGGGCGATCGCCGATGACTCTGGCTTAGTCGTAGAAGCCCTCCAAGGAGCTCCTGGAATTTATTCGGCTCGCTATGGGAAAACAGATTCTGAACGCATAGCGAGAGTTTTGAGAGAATTGGGTGAAGAGTCCCATCGTCGCGCTCAATTCGTCTGTGTTCTCGCTGTAGCTGCTCCTGACGGTTCAATTATCGCTCAATCTCAGGGCGTCTGTGAAGGTGAAATCCTGAATAGTCCACGAGGTACCCAGGGCTTTGGTTATGATCCGATCTTTTATGTGGTACAATACCGACAAACCTTCGCCCAAATGAGTCCCGAGTTAAAACAGCGCGTGAGTCATCGCGGTCTAGCTTTCACTCAATTACTATCTCAGCTATAATATGAAATTAATCAATTTACGACAAATAATTTTGTTTGCTGGTGTAATCTTCCTGTTAATTACCTTAAAGATCACAGCTACCCCCACCAATCTGGTAGTTAATGGCGATTTCGAAGCGGGAAATCAAGATTTTATCAGTGGATATACTCATGATCCTAGTCTGGGAGCGAATAAAACCTATGCGATCGCCAACAGTCCCAATGCTTTAAATCAAGAGTTACCTAGTTTCGGTGATTATACCAGTGGAACGGGTAAGATGATGATCGTTAGAAGTTCAAGAGCAGCAAATGAGACAATTTGGGAGCAAACCGTCAGCGTAGAACCCGAGACAGACTATCAGTTATCGGGAGCCTTTGCTAGAGCGGTTCCCAGAGCTACAGACAACGAAAGATTAGCTAAAGTGGGCTTTTACATCAATGATGGACTCAAGGAAAATGTTGAAGCAGGTGAAGATCCAGGCGTGTGGCAAGAATTTGTAGAAACTTGGAATTCTGACAAGAAAACATCGGCAACAATTAAAATCCGCAACAGCTCATCTTTTGATACTTATTTTGCGATCGATGATATATCCTTGGAAGTTAAAAACCCCTAGAAATGTTTTTTTCGATTCCTCTACTACAGGGTTAAAAGCCTTGTTCTTAAATAAAGTGCTTTTGCTCCTGTTGCTAATACTTGTTCTTTCTTATAAGTATTGTAGTATTTAAATGGCTTAAGGCAGATTTGAATCGCCTACCTTAGGCTTTTTAGTCCACCAGTCTTCTAAAACGGTATATAAAACCGGAACCACAAATAAACTCAACACAGAGGAAGAAACGAGTCCACCCATAATCGCTACAGCCATGGGTTGTCTCAACTCCGCACCCGCACCCCAACCCAAAGCAATAGGTAGCATACCCAAAATGGTAGAGACAGTAGTCATTAAAATGGGTCGCAGACGCACCGCACCCGTTTCAATCAGCGCTTCTTCTCGAGAGAGTCCATTGGCTCGTAGTTGATTAGCGTAGTCCATCAGTAGGAGAGCGTTTTTATCGAGGAGACCGATAAGAAAAATAAAGCCAATTAGAGAAATAATGCTGAAATCGCTTCTGGTTATTAATAAGCCCAACATGGATCCGAAAATAGCTAAGGGAAGCGTTAAAATAACTACCAAGGGTTCTAATAATCTACCAAACATAAACAATAGTACCCCTAGCATTAAAATCACCGATATAGGCATAATAGTCGCAAAACGTCGCAATACTTGATAACCGTGATCTGCGCTTCCCCAACGTCGTAGGGAAAAATCAGGGGGAAGAATGGGTTTAGCTTTCGCCTCTAATTGGGCGAGCAATTCTTCTACACCCTCTTCTGATTCGAGATTAGCGCTTAAATAGATAACTCGTTGACCATTGAGACGTTCAATTCTTTGCTCAGGAGAACTAGATAATTCTAAATCTACTAAACCGCGTATTGTTTGCGCTTGGGTTTGAATTTGCAGCGCGGTTTGTTTGAGTAAATGTAAATCATCTCCCAGAATCGCTAGTTGTAGGGGTTTTTCCGCTTCAGTTTCTACAAAGGGTATATCTTCAACGCTGGTGGTAACGTCTTTAAAAAAGGGTAGGCGATCGCGCACTTGAGATTGAACGGTTATCGTATCATATTGACGTTCTGCTTTGAGTTGCACCGAGAGTTTTCCCCGATTTGGTTCTCCCCGAATACCCGCGATAGTCAATACCGATTTCACACTAGGATCCGCTAAAACTGCTGTTTCTAACTCTTTACCTACTTTTATCGTTCTTCTGAGTAAAAATTTCTCTGGAGCTCTACTGATATTTCCCAGCCATTCTAAATCTCCATTAGTAGACTCGGGGGTATCTTGTGTGGTTTTCGGTTCTCGGGAATTAGCGCGATCGGGTAAAGCCACGGTATAAATAATATTAAATTCTCCCCGGTCTAATCTGGCAATAAATCCCTGGGGAATCAAAGGAATGATACTAATTCCCAATATCAAACTCAACAACGCTATACTCAAAACGATTTGACGGTGGTGTAGAGACCATTTGATAGCTCGACGATAAAAGCGCACTAAAACCGATTCTGGCTGAATATCAGTGCTTTTTGGCGCTTGGCGTTTTAGCCAGAAAACAGCCAAAGGAGGGGCTAAAGTACGTGCGACTAATAGAGAAAAAATGACCGCTGCAGAAACAGTCAAACCAAAGGGTTTAAAAAATTTACCTACTGTTCCCCCGATAAAAGCCACGGGGATAAATACAGCCGCAATAGTTAAAGTAGAAGCTGTTACCGCTAAACTAATCTCATCGGTTCCCTTTATAGCCGCTTCCTGGGGACTTTCTCCTGCGTCGATGAGACGTACGATATTCTCTAAATCAACTATAGAATCATCTACAACAATACCAATAACTAACGCTAATGCTAATAGGGTCAAAGTTTGTAAACTAAATCCCGCTATAGCCATGACGATAAAAGTCCCCAATAAAGAGATGGGAATACTTAAAGCAGTGATTAAACTGGCGCGCCAATTGCGTAAAAACGCGAAAATAACGATAATTGCTAAAATAACCGATAAAATTAACTCATCAATCGTTGCTCTTACCGCAGACTGAATAAAATCGGCTTGGGTTTCAGCGATGGTAATGTTGAGGTCGGGTAATTGAGTTTGTAACTCGGCGATTTGTTGTTGGACTTGTTTAACTACTTCTAGAGTGTTAGCATTACTGCGTTTAATGACTTGAAAACCCAAAACTTCTTGACCATTAAAACTGATACGTGTGGCGAAATAACCCTCGACTTTTTCTCCTAAACCTAAAACGTTAACTCTGCGTACATCCGGAATCTCGTTGAGTATGGGAAGAATTTCTTGAGACGCGATCGCATTTAATTCTGGAATAGTTTTAGTTTCACTCAACAGAACATAAGTGATAACCGGTGACTCGTTCAAATCAATCGGGAAAACTTCCCAGGTAGTTTCATCGGGAAATGTACCTTGAGCTAGAATATTTTCAACATCTGCTGTGGCTGACTCTAAATCCGTTCCTCCACTGAACAAAACATTAATCACGCTTTGTCCCGAATAAGTAGACGAGTAAAGTTCATCTAAATCTCTCAAAGATAGCAAAGATTGCTCTAAATTTTGGGTTAATTCTTGTTCCGTAGCGATAATCGTGTCTAAAGGTGCTTCAGCTGTAATGACTACTACCGGAAAGCTGACATCGGGAAACAAAGCGTAATCGAGGGAAGTAAAGGCTAATATACCTGCTACGC
Proteins encoded in this region:
- the rdgB gene encoding RdgB/HAM1 family non-canonical purine NTP pyrophosphatase, yielding MRKLVVATSNPGKLPEMQQYLKGLDWQLQLKPPELDVVETELTFAANARLKAITVAKALGEWAIADDSGLVVEALQGAPGIYSARYGKTDSERIARVLRELGEESHRRAQFVCVLAVAAPDGSIIAQSQGVCEGEILNSPRGTQGFGYDPIFYVVQYRQTFAQMSPELKQRVSHRGLAFTQLLSQL
- a CDS encoding efflux RND transporter permease subunit, translating into MTEPSLRQRFNLSRFALRYKKLFIALWMGISVAGILAFTSLDYALFPDVSFPVVVITAEAPLDTIIATEQELTQNLEQSLLSLRDLDELYSSTYSGQSVINVLFSGGTDLESATADVENILAQGTFPDETTWEVFPIDLNESPVITYVLLSETKTIPELNAIASQEILPILNEIPDVRRVNVLGLGEKVEGYFATRISFNGQEVLGFQVIKRSNANTLEVVKQVQQQIAELQTQLPDLNITIAETQADFIQSAVRATIDELILSVILAIIVIFAFLRNWRASLITALSIPISLLGTFIVMAIAGFSLQTLTLLALALVIGIVVDDSIVDLENIVRLIDAGESPQEAAIKGTDEISLAVTASTLTIAAVFIPVAFIGGTVGKFFKPFGLTVSAAVIFSLLVARTLAPPLAVFWLKRQAPKSTDIQPESVLVRFYRRAIKWSLHHRQIVLSIALLSLILGISIIPLIPQGFIARLDRGEFNIIYTVALPDRANSREPKTTQDTPESTNGDLEWLGNISRAPEKFLLRRTIKVGKELETAVLADPSVKSVLTIAGIRGEPNRGKLSVQLKAERQYDTITVQSQVRDRLPFFKDVTTSVEDIPFVETEAEKPLQLAILGDDLHLLKQTALQIQTQAQTIRGLVDLELSSSPEQRIERLNGQRVIYLSANLESEEGVEELLAQLEAKAKPILPPDFSLRRWGSADHGYQVLRRFATIMPISVILMLGVLLFMFGRLLEPLVVILTLPLAIFGSMLGLLITRSDFSIISLIGFIFLIGLLDKNALLLMDYANQLRANGLSREEALIETGAVRLRPILMTTVSTILGMLPIALGWGAGAELRQPMAVAIMGGLVSSSVLSLFVVPVLYTVLEDWWTKKPKVGDSNLP
- a CDS encoding phosphoglucomutase/phosphomannomutase family protein encodes the protein MPFTVNPIKFGTDGWRGIIAKDFTFERVARLAPVAARVLAEETKGKSPLIVIGYDRRFLADKFAKVAAESLQEAGFDVLLANSSAPTPALSWAAKQFNALGALVLTASHNPPEYLGLKVKGAFGGSVAPSVTRKIEVLLEDQPQIQAKTTGCLDLFDPWQGYCEVLRSKVDLFPIQAALESGKLQLFVDVMHGAAATGLTRLLGPGVREINSAVDPLFGGRAPEPLPSNLEELFHTIKTARAQSPESLIAGLIFDGDGDRIAAADGQGNFLSSQVLIPILIDHLAQRRGWTGEVVKTISGSDLIPRLAKLYNLNLFETPIGYKYIADRMLTTPVLIGGEESGGIGYGNHIPERDALLSALYVLEAVVQSGQDLAIYYSLLQEKVGFYSSYDRIDVPLSSLEAKENLKTKLIQEPPVLVAGQKVIDCLAIDGYKFRLEDQSWLLIRFSGTEPLLRLYSEAQNQETVNRILDWAKDWASLAT